A single Pristis pectinata isolate sPriPec2 chromosome 6, sPriPec2.1.pri, whole genome shotgun sequence DNA region contains:
- the barx1 gene encoding homeobox protein BarH-like 1 — translation MMQHTLELGAHYLPHEPIHDYRSHRYRSFMIEEILTEPTGSGKATNGGELLKFGVHALLNSRPYHGHLAGLKSDHAGVFKFPLGPISCSLAAPLGSALVSGGSSLGTGPGGPHLPLDLHLRSKLEQGPEPGNKAKKGRRSRTVFTELQLMGLEKRFEKQKYLSTPDRIDLAESLGLSQLQVKTWYQNRRMKWKKIVLQGGGLESPTKPKGRPKKNSIPTSEQLSEQEKIKEGEKQMENSPSPSEVNQEE, via the exons ATGATGCAGCATACCCTCGAGCTGGGGGCTCATTACCTGCCTCACGAGCCGATCCATGATTATAGGTCACACCGGTACAGGAGCTTTATGATTGAGGAGATACTGACCGAACCCACGGGCTCAGGCAAAGCCACGAACGGGGGCGAGCTCCTCAAATTCGGTGTTCACGCTCTGCTCAACAGTCGGCCGTACCACGGCCATCTCG CTGGCCTAAAATCAGATCATGCTGGAGTTTTCAAGTTTCCGTTGGGTCCGATCTCGTGCAGCCTTGCTGCTCCTTTGGGTTCAGCATTGGTATCCGGAGGATCGAGCCTGGGTACTGGTCCCGGAGGTCCCCATCTTCCGCTAGACCTGCACCTCCGGTCAAAGCTCGAACAAGGTCCAGAACCAGGAAACAAGGCAAAAAAGGGCAGAAGGAGCCGAACAGTCTTTACTGAACTACAACTAATGGGTCTCGAGAAaagatttgaaaagcaaaaatatctTTCAACACCAGACAG aatAGATCTAGCAGAATCTCTGGGTCTTAGTCAACTTCAGGTGAAAACTTGGTACCAAAACCGAAGAATGAAGTGGAAGAAAATA GTATTGCAAGGCGGCGGTCTGGAGTCGCCGACAAAGCCCAAAGGTCGCCCAAAGAAGAACTCCATTCCTACAAGTGAACAACTTTCAGAGCAAGAGAAGATAAAAGAAGGCGAAAAACAGATGGAGAATTCTCCATCACCTTCCGAAGTGAATCAGGAAGAATAA